Proteins encoded within one genomic window of Hermetia illucens chromosome 2, iHerIll2.2.curated.20191125, whole genome shotgun sequence:
- the LOC119647987 gene encoding signal recognition particle 19 kDa protein: MAASMPIKTNWTPDKKHSDRERWICIYPAYINAKKSRQEGRKLPKQYCVDNPTYVEIQDVLSVTNLRVGVENKLYPRERSKELLYRGRIRVQLKNDDGTPFNPDFPTRDSLLLHLGTKIPLLKSRQNKTAEERQPQQAQSSSGAHKKGKGKRR, from the exons ATGGCTGCGTCGATGCCCATCAAAACTAATTGGACGCCCGACAAGAAGCACAGCGACCGCGAAAG GTGGATCTGCATTTACCCAGCCTACATAAACGCTAAAAAGTCGAGGCAGGAAGGACGTAAACTTCCAAAACAGTATTGCGTCGATAACCCGACCTACGTTGAAATTCAGGACGTATTGTCAGTGACGAACTTGCGAGTAGGAGTCGAGAATAAATTGTATCCACGTGAACGGAGCAAG GAACTCCTGTACCGCGGCAGAATTCGTGTTCAACTGAAAAATGACGACGGCACCCCCTTCAACCCCGATTTTCCAACACGAGATAGCCTTTTGCTCCATTTGGGTACGAAAATTCCGCTCCTGAAATCGCGGCAAAACAAAACGGCTGAAGAACGTCAACCCCAGCAAGCGCAGTCAAGTTCCGGCGCTCACAAGAAAGGCAAAGGCAAAAGACGGTAG